Proteins from a single region of Bacilli bacterium:
- the rbfA gene encoding 30S ribosome-binding factor RbfA, whose product MVKFRTGRVGEQIKKEISRILQTEFKDPRIGFVTVTGVEVTNDLSQATVYLSVLGSPEQKEESLRALSKGMGFLRSEVGKRVRLRHTPELMFKFDTSIEYGSKIDHLLKQIQNEEHGK is encoded by the coding sequence ATGGTCAAGTTTCGAACGGGCAGAGTAGGCGAACAAATCAAAAAAGAAATCAGCCGGATTTTGCAAACGGAATTCAAGGACCCGCGGATTGGATTTGTTACGGTTACCGGCGTGGAAGTAACGAACGATCTGTCGCAAGCAACCGTCTATTTGAGCGTTTTGGGATCGCCGGAACAAAAAGAAGAATCGCTTCGCGCCTTGTCCAAAGGCATGGGGTTTCTCCGCTCGGAAGTCGGCAAGCGCGTCCGGTTGCGGCATACCCCGGAGCTTATGTTCAAGTTTGACACATCCATTGAATACGGCAGCAAAATCGACCATCTCCTGAAGCAGATTCAAAATGAGGAGCACGGCAAATGA
- a CDS encoding bifunctional riboflavin kinase/FAD synthetase, with protein MNVIRFQYPFSPEQLDIPATGQVLAVGFFDGVHRGHQKLLRDSVHLAKAKGIPASVLTFDPHPREVLRTVANAKYITPLAEKLRCFRELKLDRTYILAFDRGLSQLAPRAFIDKVIIPLRASHLVVGFNFTFGHLGRGTAETLREEAEGRYQVNVVRPFHVDGDRVSSTLIRELMHEGSIARVNELLGRPYRIVGRVVAGEGRGRTLGIPTANLRPTDPYFIPARGVYAVRAMHGDKRYEGVMNIGVKPTFHDTEAQALEVHLLDFSGDLYGEELKVEIIDRLRSERKFASAEALVKQIHEDIINARSALERPNSY; from the coding sequence ATGAACGTAATCCGTTTTCAATACCCGTTTTCCCCCGAACAATTGGATATTCCCGCAACAGGCCAAGTGCTGGCGGTCGGTTTTTTCGACGGCGTGCATCGCGGCCATCAAAAATTGTTGCGCGATAGCGTTCACCTGGCGAAAGCCAAAGGAATTCCCGCATCCGTGCTCACGTTTGATCCGCATCCGCGGGAAGTATTGCGAACTGTCGCCAATGCCAAATACATAACCCCGCTTGCCGAAAAATTGCGCTGTTTTCGTGAACTTAAGCTGGATCGGACGTATATCCTCGCGTTTGACCGGGGATTGTCCCAGCTTGCGCCGCGCGCATTCATCGATAAGGTGATCATTCCCTTGCGCGCGAGCCACCTTGTTGTCGGGTTCAATTTTACGTTCGGCCATCTGGGGCGCGGCACGGCCGAAACGTTGCGGGAAGAGGCGGAAGGCCGCTATCAGGTTAACGTCGTCAGGCCGTTTCACGTGGACGGGGATCGCGTCAGCAGCACGCTGATTCGCGAACTGATGCACGAAGGCAGCATTGCCCGCGTCAATGAATTGCTGGGACGCCCTTACCGGATTGTTGGGCGAGTGGTTGCCGGCGAGGGGCGCGGCCGCACGTTGGGAATCCCGACAGCCAATTTGCGGCCGACCGATCCGTATTTCATTCCCGCCCGCGGCGTCTATGCCGTGCGCGCCATGCACGGGGACAAGCGTTACGAAGGCGTGATGAATATTGGCGTCAAGCCGACTTTTCATGATACGGAAGCGCAGGCTTTGGAAGTGCATTTGCTTGATTTTTCCGGCGATTTATACGGCGAGGAACTTAAGGTCGAAATCATCGACCGTTTGCGTTCCGAACGAAAGTTTGCTTCCGCCGAAGCGTTGGTCAAGCAAATCCATGAGGATATCATAAACGCCAGAAGCGCTTTGGAGCGCCCGAATTCGTATTAA
- the rpsO gene encoding 30S ribosomal protein S15, translating into MAISQERKQELIQTYKTHETDTGSPEVQIAILTESIEKLTEHLRLHKKDHHSRRGLLKMVGQRRKLLTYLKNKDVNRYSSLIEKLGLRR; encoded by the coding sequence ATGGCAATTTCGCAGGAACGCAAACAAGAGTTGATACAAACTTACAAGACGCACGAAACGGACACGGGGTCCCCGGAGGTGCAAATCGCTATCCTGACCGAGAGCATTGAAAAACTGACGGAACATCTGCGCTTGCACAAAAAAGACCATCACTCCCGTCGCGGGTTGTTGAAAATGGTCGGTCAGCGCCGCAAACTGTTGACGTATTTGAAAAACAAAGATGTGAACCGGTACAGTTCTTTGATCGAAAAGCTTGGCTTGAGGAGATAA
- a CDS encoding ribosomal L7Ae/L30e/S12e/Gadd45 family protein, protein MDRNARSYLGLALRAGMLKSGDDTVYDAIKNGSAKLVIIASDASANALKKAMDKCRHYRIPLAEGGTRQELGACLGKAERVIVAITDSGFANLIGKRLNFLTEVDHIE, encoded by the coding sequence ATGGATCGTAACGCGCGGTCCTATCTTGGATTGGCTTTGCGCGCCGGCATGCTGAAAAGCGGGGATGATACCGTCTACGACGCGATCAAAAACGGATCGGCAAAACTTGTGATCATCGCCAGCGATGCGTCGGCGAATGCGCTGAAAAAAGCAATGGACAAATGCCGGCATTACCGGATTCCGCTCGCTGAAGGCGGCACCCGGCAAGAACTGGGCGCGTGCCTGGGCAAAGCGGAGCGCGTAATCGTGGCCATTACCGATAGCGGATTCGCAAACTTGATCGGCAAGCGTCTGAATTTCCTTACGGAGGTGGATCATATTGAGTAA
- a CDS encoding YlxR family protein has translation GKVSCFKLAKKTRALDKALKHKVDDHIYDRLAQDFVRVEDDFLSAAEAGGQEAENGS, from the coding sequence GGCAAGGTTTCCTGTTTCAAACTGGCGAAGAAAACCCGGGCGCTCGATAAAGCGTTGAAGCATAAAGTGGACGACCACATTTACGATCGTTTGGCGCAAGATTTCGTCCGGGTGGAAGACGATTTTCTCTCCGCGGCGGAGGCAGGCGGGCAGGAGGCGGAAAATGGATCGTAA
- the truB gene encoding tRNA pseudouridine(55) synthase TruB yields MKQGIEGVIPVWKPSGWTSHDVVAKARRILRQKKIGHTGTLDPQATGVLPLCVGRATRFVEYLQELPKEYRAKLIIGYATDTEDITGNVIEQAESVQLSAAQIEQALRSFHGTIRQVPPMYSALKINGKKLYELAREGKTVERKPRLVEIYRIDMVEMDLQRRYPEITFAVTCSKGTYIRTLCKDIGQALGYPAVMADLVRTMTANFRSEQCVTLGRLAELAEAGAAQTITVPPDQAIGHMPAVMVRQTHAAKALSGQKISFSACSKVPNGSVLVRLYDEANTFLGVFQTSPGDSCMQPVKVFQ; encoded by the coding sequence ATGAAACAGGGCATTGAAGGAGTCATTCCGGTGTGGAAGCCTTCCGGATGGACGTCGCATGACGTCGTGGCGAAGGCGAGGCGCATTTTACGGCAAAAAAAAATCGGGCACACGGGCACACTGGATCCGCAAGCGACCGGTGTGCTTCCGTTATGCGTCGGGCGGGCAACCCGATTCGTCGAATATTTGCAGGAACTCCCGAAGGAATACCGCGCAAAGCTGATTATCGGCTATGCCACCGATACGGAAGACATAACGGGCAACGTAATCGAACAGGCGGAGTCCGTGCAATTGTCGGCCGCGCAAATCGAACAGGCGTTACGGTCGTTTCACGGAACGATTCGGCAAGTGCCGCCGATGTATTCGGCGCTTAAAATAAACGGGAAGAAGCTGTATGAACTTGCCCGCGAAGGAAAAACAGTTGAACGAAAACCGCGCCTGGTTGAAATATACCGGATTGACATGGTTGAGATGGATTTGCAAAGGCGTTATCCGGAAATCACGTTTGCCGTAACCTGTTCGAAAGGCACCTACATCCGCACGCTTTGCAAAGATATCGGACAAGCGCTTGGATATCCGGCCGTTATGGCCGATCTGGTGCGCACCATGACAGCGAATTTTCGCTCCGAACAATGTGTAACGCTCGGTCGTTTGGCTGAACTTGCCGAGGCGGGAGCGGCGCAAACGATTACGGTTCCGCCGGATCAGGCGATTGGCCATATGCCGGCCGTTATGGTTAGGCAAACGCACGCCGCAAAAGCGTTGTCCGGGCAAAAGATATCGTTTTCCGCATGTTCCAAAGTGCCGAACGGCAGCGTACTCGTTCGTCTTTATGACGAAGCGAACACGTTTCTCGGCGTATTCCAAACGAGTCCGGGCGATTCTTGCATGCAACCGGTAAAAGTTTTTCAGTAA
- the pnp gene encoding polyribonucleotide nucleotidyltransferase — MLDKVEMNLAGRPLILETGRLAKQANAAVTVRYGDTVVLCTVTASPEPKDLDFFPLTVNYEERLYAVGKIPGGFIKREGRPSQKAILASRLTDRPIRPLFPDGFRNDVQIVDLVLSVDQDCSPEIAAMIGTSAALSISDIPFKGPIGGVIVGRVDGQFVINPTVEQAKVSDIFAVVAGTKDAVMMVEAEANEVPEDVMLEAIMFGHEEVKKIVAMQEELVAIAGKPKMEVKLHEINPEINRTVREFAKDRLIAAIRIPEKQARQDAIDAINAEAIEHFTETYPEELADVKEVLHDIVKEEVRRLITHEKIRPDGRALTEIRPIECDVSLLPRTHGSGLFTRGQTQALSVCTLGALGDVQILDGLDLEESKRFMHHYNFPPFSVGEARPLRAPGRREIGHGALGERALEKVIPPESEFPYTIRLVSEVLESNGSTSQASICASTMALMDAGVPIKAPVAGIAMGLIKDGEHFSILTDIQGMEDHLGDMDFKVAGTAAGVTAIQMDIKIDGINREILKQALQQAHEGRMFILQKMLQCIDKPRANLSPYAPKIITIQINPDKIREVIGPGGKVINKIIDDTGVKIDIEQDGRVFIASPDSEKNEKARKLIENIVREVVVGETYLGTVKRIEKFGAFVEILPGKEGLVHISQISPERIAKVEDVLSLGDTITVKVTEIDAQGRVNLSRKAVLAAQNRSN; from the coding sequence ATATTGGATAAAGTGGAAATGAACCTGGCCGGCAGGCCGTTGATTTTGGAAACGGGCCGGTTGGCCAAACAGGCGAACGCGGCAGTGACGGTGCGCTATGGCGACACTGTCGTGCTTTGTACGGTCACGGCTTCGCCGGAGCCGAAAGATCTGGACTTTTTTCCGTTGACGGTCAACTATGAAGAACGGCTGTACGCGGTCGGGAAAATTCCGGGAGGCTTCATCAAACGTGAAGGAAGGCCAAGTCAGAAAGCCATTCTGGCCAGCCGCCTGACAGACAGACCGATTCGTCCGCTCTTTCCGGATGGATTCCGCAACGACGTGCAAATTGTCGATCTCGTGCTGAGCGTGGATCAGGATTGCTCGCCGGAAATTGCCGCGATGATTGGCACATCGGCGGCGCTCAGCATTTCCGATATACCGTTTAAAGGGCCGATCGGCGGCGTCATTGTCGGCCGGGTTGACGGGCAATTCGTCATCAATCCGACGGTGGAACAGGCAAAGGTGAGCGATATTTTCGCTGTTGTCGCCGGAACGAAAGATGCCGTGATGATGGTTGAAGCCGAAGCCAACGAAGTGCCGGAAGATGTCATGCTGGAAGCGATCATGTTCGGGCATGAGGAAGTCAAGAAAATTGTCGCAATGCAGGAAGAACTGGTGGCAATCGCGGGCAAACCGAAAATGGAAGTAAAACTGCATGAGATAAACCCCGAGATAAACCGGACAGTGCGCGAATTTGCCAAGGACCGGCTTATCGCGGCCATCCGCATACCGGAAAAGCAAGCAAGGCAAGATGCGATTGACGCCATCAACGCGGAGGCGATCGAGCATTTTACGGAAACATATCCGGAAGAGCTCGCTGATGTAAAAGAAGTGCTGCATGATATCGTGAAAGAAGAAGTGCGCCGCTTGATCACCCACGAAAAAATCCGCCCGGACGGCAGAGCGTTGACGGAAATTCGCCCGATCGAATGCGATGTCAGCCTGCTGCCGCGCACACATGGTTCCGGCCTGTTTACGCGCGGACAAACCCAGGCTTTAAGCGTTTGCACGTTGGGGGCGCTCGGTGATGTGCAAATTTTGGACGGACTGGATTTGGAAGAATCAAAACGGTTTATGCACCACTACAATTTCCCGCCGTTTTCCGTCGGCGAAGCAAGGCCGCTGCGCGCTCCGGGCCGCCGCGAGATCGGTCACGGCGCATTGGGCGAACGGGCGCTGGAGAAAGTGATTCCGCCGGAATCGGAATTTCCTTACACCATTCGGCTTGTTTCCGAAGTGTTGGAATCGAACGGCTCCACCTCGCAAGCGAGCATTTGCGCCAGCACGATGGCCTTGATGGATGCGGGCGTGCCGATTAAAGCGCCGGTAGCAGGCATCGCGATGGGACTGATCAAAGACGGCGAACATTTTTCCATCCTGACCGACATTCAGGGCATGGAAGACCATCTGGGCGATATGGACTTTAAAGTCGCCGGAACCGCCGCGGGCGTCACCGCGATTCAGATGGACATCAAAATCGACGGCATCAACCGTGAAATACTCAAGCAAGCGTTGCAGCAGGCGCACGAAGGCAGAATGTTCATTTTGCAAAAAATGCTGCAGTGCATCGACAAGCCGCGGGCGAATTTGTCGCCGTATGCGCCCAAAATCATCACAATCCAGATTAACCCTGATAAAATCCGTGAAGTGATCGGTCCGGGAGGAAAGGTCATCAACAAGATCATTGACGATACCGGCGTAAAAATCGATATCGAACAGGACGGTCGCGTATTCATCGCATCTCCGGACAGCGAGAAAAACGAAAAAGCGCGCAAGCTGATCGAGAATATCGTGCGCGAGGTCGTTGTCGGCGAAACGTATCTCGGAACGGTCAAACGGATTGAAAAATTCGGCGCCTTTGTCGAGATCCTGCCCGGCAAAGAAGGTCTGGTCCATATTTCGCAAATCTCGCCGGAGCGCATTGCCAAAGTCGAGGACGTTTTATCGCTTGGCGATACGATCACGGTTAAGGTGACGGAAATCGATGCGCAGGGCCGTGTGAACTTGTCGCGCAAGGCCGTGTTAGCGGCGCAAAATCGCAGCAATTGA
- the infB gene encoding translation initiation factor IF-2, with amino-acid sequence MSKQDNKDKLRVYEYAKSLNMSSKEIITILKRQNISVNNHMSVMEPEMISAVEKFFVDVKTNAAAKRAAQESASKAAQSAAKREGQQQQASHGQHTPARHRDDNREQRRNAGNRRNRPTKTAATITPASAAPAQPAPETQTTQPASKNAHVQEKPGAAASEASKEQRNNQIANRKDRTSGFRPRPDGQRQHQSDDAYRHKDHGQTDQRSQRGNFGRRHGGKSQDRPGQHLAIPPAPVTGKADGRQKQAAGGKPQAGQKAFAGADFAGKAKNNRKAKAADKWYEDGKGGASKANRQFGKGKNKGNDKQQRDKVDTAPKKIIVRGTMTVGELASALHREASEIIKKLLFLGVMATINQEIDLDTIQLIADEFNVEVEIKLPVEEDNFETVEETDDPADLEERPPVVTIMGHVDHGKTTLLDAIRHTRVTEGEAGGITQHIGAYQVEINGKRITFLDTPGHEAFTTMRARGAQVTDITVLVVAADDGVMPQTVEAINHAKAANVPIIVAVNKIDKPGANPDRIKQELTEHGLVPEEWGGDTIFVNISAKQKIGLDSLLEMILLVAEVQEFKANPNKRARGTVIEAELDKGRGPVARVLVQHGTLKIGDAFVAGVCFGRVRAMVNDKGRRVKEAGPSMPVELTGLTEVPQAGDPFMVFEDERKARAIAERRASKHRLSELRSNKRVTLDDLYTHIKEGEMKELNIIIKADVQGSAEALKGSLEKINVEGVRVNIIHSGVGAITESDIILASASNAIIIGFNVRPEPAAKVTAEHEHVDIRLHRIIYNVIDEIESAMKGMLDPEYKENIIGHAEVRNVFKISRIGTIAGCMVTSGKITRNAEARLIRDGVVIYEGNVESLKRFKDDAREVAQGYECGISLTDYNDIKEGDIIEAFVMETVER; translated from the coding sequence TTGAGTAAACAAGACAACAAGGATAAATTGCGGGTTTATGAATATGCCAAATCATTGAATATGAGCAGCAAGGAAATCATTACGATACTCAAGCGCCAAAATATATCCGTCAATAATCATATGAGCGTAATGGAACCGGAAATGATCAGCGCGGTGGAAAAGTTTTTTGTTGATGTGAAAACGAACGCTGCCGCTAAACGCGCCGCGCAGGAGTCCGCGTCCAAAGCGGCGCAGAGCGCGGCAAAACGGGAAGGGCAGCAACAGCAGGCGAGCCACGGGCAGCATACGCCCGCGCGGCATCGCGACGATAACCGGGAACAGCGCCGGAATGCCGGAAACCGCCGGAACAGACCAACCAAAACGGCGGCAACAATAACGCCGGCAAGCGCCGCTCCGGCGCAGCCCGCGCCGGAGACGCAAACAACCCAGCCCGCCTCAAAGAACGCGCATGTTCAGGAAAAACCCGGTGCGGCGGCAAGCGAAGCGTCAAAAGAGCAGCGGAACAATCAAATTGCAAACCGCAAAGACAGAACTTCCGGGTTTCGCCCGCGCCCGGACGGGCAAAGGCAGCATCAATCCGACGACGCGTACCGGCATAAAGATCACGGCCAAACGGACCAACGCAGCCAGAGGGGCAATTTTGGCCGCCGCCACGGCGGAAAGTCGCAGGATCGCCCGGGACAACATTTGGCTATTCCGCCTGCGCCCGTAACAGGGAAAGCCGACGGCAGGCAAAAGCAAGCGGCGGGCGGCAAGCCGCAGGCCGGGCAAAAGGCATTTGCCGGAGCGGATTTTGCCGGCAAGGCGAAAAACAACCGCAAGGCGAAAGCCGCGGATAAATGGTACGAAGACGGCAAAGGCGGGGCGTCCAAAGCCAACAGACAGTTCGGCAAAGGCAAAAACAAGGGGAACGATAAGCAACAACGGGATAAAGTCGATACGGCGCCGAAAAAAATCATTGTCCGCGGCACGATGACCGTTGGAGAATTGGCGAGCGCTTTGCACAGGGAAGCTTCGGAGATTATCAAAAAGCTGTTGTTCCTGGGCGTGATGGCGACGATCAATCAGGAAATTGATCTGGATACAATCCAATTGATTGCCGATGAATTCAACGTGGAAGTCGAGATCAAACTGCCTGTCGAAGAAGACAACTTCGAGACGGTGGAAGAGACGGATGATCCGGCGGATCTGGAAGAACGTCCGCCAGTTGTTACGATTATGGGCCATGTCGACCACGGCAAAACAACCCTATTGGATGCGATTCGCCATACGCGGGTAACCGAAGGGGAAGCGGGCGGCATTACCCAGCACATCGGCGCTTATCAAGTGGAGATAAACGGCAAACGCATCACGTTTCTCGACACTCCCGGCCACGAAGCGTTTACGACCATGCGCGCAAGAGGAGCGCAGGTTACCGATATTACGGTGCTTGTCGTCGCCGCCGACGACGGCGTGATGCCGCAAACGGTGGAAGCGATCAACCACGCCAAGGCGGCCAATGTTCCGATTATCGTGGCCGTCAACAAAATTGACAAGCCGGGCGCAAATCCCGACCGCATCAAACAAGAACTGACCGAACACGGGCTTGTTCCGGAAGAATGGGGCGGCGATACGATTTTTGTCAACATTTCCGCAAAACAAAAAATCGGGCTGGATTCTCTTCTGGAAATGATCTTGCTCGTTGCGGAAGTACAGGAATTTAAGGCCAATCCCAACAAGCGCGCCCGCGGCACCGTGATCGAAGCGGAGCTTGACAAAGGGCGCGGCCCGGTGGCGCGCGTATTGGTGCAGCACGGCACGCTCAAAATCGGCGACGCCTTTGTTGCCGGCGTCTGTTTCGGGCGCGTCCGCGCCATGGTCAACGATAAAGGACGCAGGGTGAAAGAAGCGGGGCCGTCCATGCCGGTTGAACTCACCGGCCTGACGGAAGTGCCGCAAGCCGGCGATCCGTTCATGGTCTTCGAGGACGAGCGCAAGGCGCGCGCGATCGCCGAAAGAAGGGCCAGCAAGCATCGGTTGAGCGAGCTTCGTTCCAACAAGCGCGTCACCCTGGATGATCTTTATACGCATATTAAAGAAGGCGAAATGAAGGAACTGAACATTATTATCAAGGCGGATGTGCAGGGTTCGGCGGAAGCGCTGAAAGGCTCGCTGGAAAAAATCAATGTCGAAGGCGTGCGCGTGAACATCATCCATTCCGGCGTAGGCGCGATCACCGAATCAGATATTATTCTGGCGTCCGCGTCGAATGCGATTATTATCGGTTTCAACGTAAGGCCCGAACCCGCGGCCAAAGTAACCGCCGAGCACGAACATGTCGATATTCGCCTGCACCGGATCATTTACAATGTAATCGACGAAATCGAATCGGCAATGAAAGGCATGCTCGATCCGGAATACAAGGAAAACATTATTGGGCATGCGGAAGTGCGCAATGTATTCAAAATCAGCCGGATCGGCACCATTGCCGGATGCATGGTCACATCGGGCAAAATCACCCGGAATGCCGAAGCGCGCTTGATCCGCGACGGCGTAGTCATTTACGAAGGGAATGTCGAATCGCTTAAACGGTTCAAGGATGACGCCAGAGAAGTGGCGCAGGGATACGAATGCGGTATTTCTCTCACCGATTACAACGATATTAAAGAAGGAGACATCATCGAGGCATTCGTGATGGAAACTGTTGAGAGGTGA
- a CDS encoding polysaccharide deacetylase family protein, whose translation MPLKKLAVYTLGTIFLVWLFAQIGSVNAFIKTVKMLAYREQGELLRYGGASGTAPITKKQKEELYNRIEQAAKAHRQAPINAKIDRVWKAIPGLNGREVDVEKTYKLALDRGETEPISFVYREIPPRISLDDLPPNPIYRGNPHKPMVALMVNVAWGNEYIAPLLRTLADANVRATFFLDGTWLSKNERTAREMLRQGHELSNHGYSHKNMSKLAAAQAEYEIVRTEQLLSGLGVKNALFAPPSGDFSAETVQLAAKHGLKTILWTLDTVDWKNPAPETIIRKITRGLEPGSLILLHPTAASAKALPELIQNIKNKGLVIGTVSDLISPRRVPEVEAPIDF comes from the coding sequence ATGCCGCTCAAAAAACTTGCCGTGTACACTTTGGGCACGATCTTTCTTGTTTGGTTGTTTGCCCAGATCGGGTCGGTGAACGCGTTTATCAAGACAGTCAAAATGCTGGCGTACCGCGAGCAGGGGGAGCTTTTGCGATACGGCGGCGCATCCGGGACAGCGCCGATTACGAAAAAACAAAAAGAGGAGTTGTACAACCGGATTGAACAGGCGGCGAAAGCGCACAGGCAAGCCCCGATCAACGCCAAAATCGACCGCGTATGGAAGGCGATACCCGGCCTTAACGGGCGCGAGGTGGATGTTGAAAAAACGTATAAGCTTGCGCTTGACCGCGGGGAAACGGAGCCGATTTCGTTTGTGTACCGGGAAATTCCGCCGCGGATTAGCCTTGACGATCTGCCGCCCAACCCGATTTACCGGGGAAATCCGCATAAGCCGATGGTCGCCCTTATGGTCAATGTCGCTTGGGGCAACGAATATATTGCGCCGCTGCTTAGAACGCTTGCGGATGCGAACGTGCGCGCCACTTTTTTTCTCGACGGAACCTGGTTATCGAAAAACGAAAGAACCGCCCGGGAAATGTTGCGGCAAGGGCATGAATTGTCCAATCACGGCTATTCGCATAAAAATATGAGCAAGCTTGCGGCTGCGCAAGCGGAATATGAAATTGTGCGGACGGAACAATTGCTGAGCGGTCTGGGCGTAAAAAATGCGCTGTTCGCCCCGCCATCCGGCGATTTCTCGGCGGAAACGGTGCAACTCGCCGCCAAACACGGGTTGAAGACAATCTTGTGGACGCTTGATACGGTCGACTGGAAAAACCCCGCGCCGGAAACGATCATTCGCAAAATTACGCGCGGGCTGGAGCCCGGTTCGCTAATCTTGCTGCACCCGACCGCCGCGTCGGCCAAAGCGCTGCCTGAACTGATCCAAAACATCAAAAACAAAGGCTTGGTAATCGGCACGGTCAGCGATCTGATTTCGCCGCGGCGCGTGCCCGAAGTTGAGGCGCCAATCGATTTTTGA
- a CDS encoding bifunctional oligoribonuclease/PAP phosphatase NrnA has translation MSVSAANRKPNHEQPFLAAKQFILDHDDFLVVSHVQPDGDAASSTCAMGWMLHKLGKRFVMMNEEKLPEKFLYLWGSSEVASFQPNLANRKFACVITVDCADKARVGRVSELFAKDAKILNIDHHATNDRFGDIAAVLPEAAATAEILHDFAKLFSFTWDKSFAECIYTGILTDTGGFRYSNTSPKVMEMAAALLSYGVKGHELAERLLEKLTMPHIRLLRCALNSLQFYAGGRIGAIQISLADLTESQAKQEDFEGIVNYPVRIDGVDIGLLFRETADGKVKVSFRSTANADVAEIAQQFGGGGHARAAGATVMLPLAEAVRQVVAVAERVLA, from the coding sequence ATGAGTGTTAGCGCGGCGAATCGCAAACCGAATCATGAACAGCCGTTTTTGGCGGCAAAACAATTCATTCTGGATCATGACGATTTTCTCGTAGTTTCGCATGTGCAGCCGGACGGTGACGCCGCCAGTTCCACATGCGCGATGGGCTGGATGCTGCACAAGTTGGGCAAACGCTTTGTGATGATGAACGAAGAAAAGCTGCCGGAAAAGTTCCTTTATCTGTGGGGAAGCAGTGAAGTCGCAAGCTTTCAGCCGAATTTGGCAAACCGCAAATTCGCTTGTGTCATTACGGTTGACTGTGCCGATAAAGCGCGGGTTGGGCGGGTTTCGGAACTGTTTGCCAAGGACGCGAAAATTTTGAATATCGATCACCATGCCACCAACGATCGCTTTGGCGATATCGCTGCCGTTTTGCCGGAAGCGGCGGCGACCGCGGAAATTTTGCATGACTTTGCCAAGCTTTTTTCGTTCACCTGGGACAAAAGCTTCGCCGAATGCATCTACACCGGCATTTTGACCGATACCGGCGGTTTTCGATATTCCAACACATCGCCCAAAGTGATGGAAATGGCGGCAGCGCTGTTGTCGTATGGCGTAAAAGGCCACGAATTGGCCGAGCGCTTGCTGGAAAAACTGACGATGCCGCATATCCGCCTTTTGCGCTGTGCCTTGAACAGCTTGCAATTTTATGCCGGAGGACGAATCGGGGCGATTCAGATTTCGCTTGCCGACTTGACCGAGTCGCAAGCGAAGCAGGAAGATTTTGAAGGAATCGTCAACTATCCCGTGCGCATCGACGGCGTCGATATCGGCCTTCTGTTCCGCGAAACGGCGGACGGAAAAGTGAAAGTGTCGTTTCGTTCGACCGCCAACGCCGATGTGGCGGAAATCGCCCAACAGTTTGGCGGCGGCGGCCATGCGCGGGCGGCCGGCGCGACGGTCATGCTGCCGCTTGCGGAAGCCGTGCGGCAAGTCGTCGCCGTTGCCGAAAGGGTGCTTGCATGA